In Amphiura filiformis chromosome 1, Afil_fr2py, whole genome shotgun sequence, the following are encoded in one genomic region:
- the LOC140165536 gene encoding uncharacterized protein, whose product MQALRKAKALVDAVQSEDLDETRRILAQGANANLILPDGVSPFHLAVGVECEDALEFVRVMLKYGADPNVRSTEGMTPVLIAAAYGRYRALCLLLDMGGDPTMTDDAGKDALEYARDSESWDCINILKEPWQRQEPEEFDMSDSQTHPITDSDVSSGSSIYNTALPEKVISDTYLATKQGFDVTSPDHPLWFFKGSPGTTVVECTALDKTVAFPSRFDDTSSSLNDSRPSTPSTSLGFVTCHDDPRRLAFNESSLMTSDSSEINLPGPPPPSENNSPWSRTSDCFSEHRRSLNESSPMMSSDTSSSSSSGESSESYVVSQLPSTNNSLATNRSCLSNTSLSQLVEETSTQFVHHDTEADTILIERWCPSASKLGVETTQESCLETTQETIIYDWKQYQSIQTSSPSEEDASFSHLTDQELSEELTNFGYNVGPITQTTRKVYLQKLYQLKTDPEAIKQLAAGVDQKQGFRLELASYINGNLTIPPNMADVETDMQMEYEQKDNWREGKIKSSFNYLLLDPRVSNNLPLRYTNMTELEVFTTFTSAIFYVGKGKRNRPYAHFNEALHFLKSDQEKKPGQKVAHILDVWNEGHGVVSLQCFQNVIPVEAYTREACMIDAIGLQRLTNSIKSNYYGALSTWPASKQRVMGIYLLKKACQIFLIEGERQIRPGDIVVGQ is encoded by the exons ATGCAGGCACTACGCAAAGCCAAGGCGTTAGTGGATGCAGTGCAATCGGAAGATTTAGA TGAAACAAGGAGAATTCTGGCGCAAGGTGCCAACGCAAACCTGATCCTGCCTGATGGGGTCAGCCCATTTCATCTGGCGGTGGGAGTGGAGTGTGAGGATGCGTTAGAGTTTGTCAGAGTTATGCTCAAGTATGGAGCTGATCCTAACGTAAG ATCAACTGAGGGAATGACCCCAGTGCTGATAGCTGCAGCATATGGTCGGTATCGGGCCTTGTGTCTGCTACTTGACATGGGTGGTGATCCCACAATGACTGACGATGCAGGGAAGGATGCGTTGGAGTATGCCCGAGATTCGGAGAGTTGGGATTGCATCAACATACTCAAAGAACCTTGGCAAAGACAAG AACCTGAAGAGTTTGATATGTCAGACTCCCAAACCCACCCCATCACAGACAGTGACGTGTCAAGTGGTAGCAGCATTTATAACACAGCACTTCCAGAAAAGGTTATATCTGATACCTACTTGGCCACCAAACAAGGCTTTGATGTGACATCACCAGACCATCCATTATGGTTTTTTAAAGGATCGCCAGGGACTACGGTTGTTGAGTGCACTGCACTTGACAAAACTGTAGCGTTTCCATCAAG GTTTGATGACACATCAAGCAGCTTAAATGACAGCCGACCATCAACCCCCAGCACCAGTCTTGGTTTTGTAACCTGTCACGATGACCCGCGTAGATTAGCCTTCAATGAGTCATCTCTCATGACATCGGATTCATCTGAAATTAACTTACCAGGACCACCACCCCCATCAGAAAACAACAGCCCATGGAGTAGAACCAGTGACTGTTTCAGCGAACACAGAAGGTCATTAAATGAATCATCACCGATGATGTCCTCAGacacatcatcatcgtcatcttctGGAGAAAGCTCTGAGAGCTACGTAGTAAGTCAGCTTCCGTCAACAAACAATAGCCTGGCAACAAACAGGAGTTGTCTTTCCAATACTTCTTTGAGTCAACTTGTAGAGGAGACCAGCACCCAATTTGTCCATCACGACACAGAGGCAGACACTATACTCATTGAGAGATGGTGTCCGTCTGCATCCAAGTTAGGCGTAGAGACAACCCAAGAAAGTTGCTTAGAGACCACCCAAGAGACAATCATCTATGACTGGAAACAGTATCAGTCCATCCAAACCAGCAGTCCGTCCGAAGAAGatgccagttttagccatttgacGGACCAAGAACTAAGCGAGGAGCTTACAAATTTTGGCTATAATGTGGGGCCGATAACACAGACGACAAGAAAGGTTTACCTGCAAAAGCTATATCAGCTGAAAACTGATCCAGAAGCTATAAAACAACTTGCCGCAGGTGTCGATCAAAAACAAG GGTTTAGATTGGAGCTGGCGTCATATATAAATGGTAACCTAACCATCCCACCCAACATGGCTGACGTAGAAACCGATATGCAGATGGAGTATGAGCAAAAGGATAATTGGAGGGAAGGAAAAATCAAATCGTCGTTTAACTATCTTTTATTGGACCCCAGAGTGTCTAACAATCTTCCTCTAAGGTACACCAACATGACCGAGTTAGAAGTGTTTACAACGTTTACAAGTGCAATATTTTACGTCGGCAAGGGCAAGCGGAACAGGCCATATGCCCACTTTAATGAAGCACTGCACTTCTTGAAATCAGATCAAGAGAAAAAG CCAGGGCAAAAGGTCGCACATATTTTAGATGTTTGGAATGAAGGCCATGGTGTTGTCTCCCTTCAATGCTTTCAGAATGTCATACCAGTTGAGGCATATACGAGGGAAGCCTGCATGATAGATGCAATAG GTCTCCAAAGGCTCACAAACAGTATTAAGAGCAATTATTACGGCGCACTCAGTACATGGCCAGCATCAAAGCAGCGTGTCATGGGGATCTACTTGCTCAAGAAGGCTTGCCAGATTTTTCTGATAGAAGGGGAGAGGCAGATCCGTCCAGGCGACATCGTAGTTGGCCAATAA